The following are encoded together in the Arvicanthis niloticus isolate mArvNil1 chromosome 9, mArvNil1.pat.X, whole genome shotgun sequence genome:
- the LOC117715818 gene encoding taste receptor type 2 member 13, which translates to MGGSVYGVLTIIMIAEFIFGNVSNGFIVLTNCIDWARKRTLSSICWILLFLAISRMVLIWEMLLAWLKYMKYSFSFLAGAELRVMMFAWVVSNHFSLWLATILSIFYLLKIASFSRPVFLYLKWRVKKVLLMILLGNLIFLMFNILQVNKHIEDWMYQYERNITWNSRVSKFGGFSNLVLLDMIMFSGTPFTMALVSFILLIFSLWKHLQKMHLSFRGEQDSSTKAHVNALRIMVSFLLLYATYFLSFFMSLIPMAHKKGLDLMFSLTVGLFYPASHSFILILGHSNLRQASLLVVMYLRCGQKH; encoded by the coding sequence ATGGGAGGCAGTGTCTATGGTGTCTTAACAATTATCATGATTGCAGAGTTTATATTTGGAAATGTGAGCAATGGATTCATAGTGCTGACAAACTGCATTGACTGGGCCAGGAAAAGAACTCTGTCTTCCATTTGTTGGATCCTGCTTTTCTTGGCCATTTCAAGAATGGTTCTGATATGGGAAATGTTACTAGCATGGCTAAAATATATgaagtattcattttcatttctggcTGGAGCAGAATTAAGGGTTATGATGTTTGCCTGGGTAGTTTCTAATCACTTCAGTCTTTGGCTTGCCACCATTCTCAGCATCTTTTATTTGCTCAAAATAGCCAGCTTCTCCAGACCtgtgtttctctacctgaagTGGAGAGTAAAGAAAGTGCTTCTGATGATCCTTCTGGGAAATTTGATCTTCCTGATGTTCAATATATTACAAGTAAACAAACATATAGAAGACTGGATGTATCAATATGAGAGAAATATAACCTGGAATTCTAGAGTGAGTAAATTTGGGGGTTTTTCAAATCTGGTCTTATTAGATATGATTATGTTCTCGGGAACACCCTTCACAATGGCCCTGGTCTCCTTCATTCTCTTAATCTTCTCCTTGTGGAAACATCTTCAGAAGATGCATCTCAGTTTCAGAGGGGAGCAAGACTCAAGCACTAAAGCCCATGTGAATGCCTTGAGAATTATGGTCTCCTTCCTCTTACTCTATGCCACTTACTTCCTATCGTTTTTTATGTCATTGATTCCCATGGCACATAAAAAAGGACTCGATCTTATGTTTAGCCTAACTGTTGGGCTTTTCTACCCTGCAAGCCACTCATTTATCTTGATTTTGGGACATTCTAATTTAAGGCAAGCCAGTCTTTTGGTGGTGATGTATTTGAGGTGTGGGCAAAAGCATTAG
- the LOC117714646 gene encoding taste receptor type 2 member 120-like, producing the protein MNLIEWIVSTIMMTEFLLGKCANVFIIVVNSIDCIKRRKISSADRIITALAIFRIGLLLAMLMNWYLHVFTEDDMYNLQMRAFAGITWAITNHFSTWLGVILSMFYLFKIANFSNRLFCHVKRKLDSVLLVIFLSSFLGFFAYHGVVNFKMIPWMSIHEGNVTIKNKLKDIANLRNMLVFSLINIVPFSISLNCVLLLIYSLGKHLKNMKFYGKVCQDHSTMVHVKALQTVISFLLLYATYFICVVISGWNLLNAPIFLFCIAIGALYPTGHSCILIWGNQKLKQVLLIFLRQMRY; encoded by the coding sequence ATGAATTTGATAGAATGGATTGTCTCTACCATAATGATGACAGAATTTCTCTTAGGAAAATGTGCCAATGTCTTCATAATAGTAGTGAACTCTATCGACTGTATCAAGAGAAGAAAGATCTCCTCAGCTGATCGAATTATAACTGCTCTTGCCATCTTCAGAATTGGTTTGTTGTTAGCAATGCTAATGAATTGGTATTTACATGTGTTTACTGAAGATGATATGTACAATTTACAAATGAGAGCTTTCGCAGGAATTACCTGGGCTATAACCAATCATTTTAGCACTTGGCTTGGGGTCATACTcagcatgttttatttattcaagaTAGCCAATTTTTCTAACCGTCTATTTTGTCATGTGAAAAGAAAACTTGACAGTGTTCTTCTTGTAATATTCTTGTCatcttttctgggtttttttgcaTATCATGGGGTGGTGAACTTCAAGATGATTCCTTGGATGAGCATTCATGAAGGAAATGTGACCATAAAGAACAAACTGAAGGATATAGCAAATCTTAGAAATATGCTTGTCTTCAGCCTGATAAATATTGTACCATTTAGTATATCACTGAACTGTGTTCTTCTCTTAATTTATTCTCTAGGCAAACATCTCAAGAATATGAAATTCTATGGTAAAGTATGTCAAGATCACAGCACCATGGTCCATGTAAAAGCTTTACAAACTGTGATCTCCTTTCTCCTGTTATATGCCACATACTTTATATGTGTAGTTATATCAGGTTGGAATTTGCTAAATGCACCCATCTTCCTATTTTGCATAGCAATTGGTGCCTTATACCCAACAGGTCATTCTTGTATCTTGATTTGGGGAAACCAGAAGCTTAAACAAGTCCTTctgatttttctgagacagatgaGATACTGa